Proteins from one Enoplosus armatus isolate fEnoArm2 chromosome 4, fEnoArm2.hap1, whole genome shotgun sequence genomic window:
- the LOC139284562 gene encoding drebrin-like protein A isoform X3, which produces MSTRTVNLDTYSLSLLTAKEDILNPRSSTNWAIFTYDGVTNKLKLADSGAGGVAELAGKFHISKPQYGLCKVGNMETGGPRIALISWVGQNVEDYRRTECASHLPAIKSFFKEAHAFISAEKVDDVTEEKVKAELSKAQAQTSTQWVRRSSRSAEKEEIVGTNYRKTNAAMEMRLINRDSFWARAEREEEDRKEEEKRRVAEERRRLERERVLKERRDAEERDRKMNEKLQMIEEQRRKQAEQEEELRRKEKARWEQQQREHEEHMRARLRRSESIEKAAEAAALVSQRSMNPREFFRQLSSSSQSPTSPGSSRTGKPLRRYQRSLTDTAFIFSKAEESATASPRSSPLVSPFSWAPPSPVFRATSPPTSPVFRPVTSPQRPRAPMSPPTSPLRPAPPVSALPSVPQTNNQAQAVVEPKPPSPTEPSAPPASPSLLASLSPSLVKNNPSQSHPEALPASPPNTPNQPEHSMFCFESPLVPTAALPERPQLNTDLNTAAHVHTELVTDTGYKVQAVLVEEDEDEDVEEHEEDVAETQPQPCAVTAEPVKTEAEEQEREEEDKEEDKKEDKEEEEEGLKQEAEPASLVEPVEVVQEEEGAKEDGEANDQSADSQQPAEPAEKEGESAVIAEPICHEIKHETVVLSTNGITNGEDTQEHNGIERSLSPSDTELSSPELAVCYDLHGTAEEHDVVEDKEQEISENGQEVLAERQMCVRALYDYQAEDESEISFEPGDIIRDVETVDKAWWRGWSKDGRQGLFPANYVETI; this is translated from the exons GGCAATATTCACATATGATGGAGTCACCAACAAGCTCAAACTGGCTGACTCAGGAG CGGGCGGTGTGGCAGAGCTGGCAGGGAAGTTTCACATCTCCAAGCCTCAATACGGACTGTGCAAAGTGGGAAACATGGAGACAGGAGGCCCCCGGATCGCTCTGATCAGCTGG gtcGGCCAAAATGTGGAGGACTACCGGAGGACAGAATGTGCCAGCCACCTTCCAGCCATCAAAAGCTTCTTCAAG GAAGCACATGCGTTCATTAGTGCAGAGAAGGTGGATGATGTGACAGAGGAGAAGGTAAAAGCAGAGCTCAGCAAGGCCCAGGCCCAAACTTCCACACAGTGGGTGAGAAGGAGCTCCAGGTCTGCGgaaaaggaggaaatagtg GGCACAAACTACAGAAAAACTAATGCCGCAATGGAGATGAGACTAATAAACAGAGACTCCTTCTGGGCACGTGCAGAG CgtgaagaggaagacaggaaggaagaggagaagagacgaGTAGCAGAGGAGAGACGCCGActtgaaagagaaagagttttAAAGGAACGGAGGGatgcagaagagagagacagaaagatgaacGAGAAGCTACAGATGATTGAGGAGCAGAG aagaaaacaggcagagcaagaagaagagctgcgcagaaaagagaaagcaagatGG gagcagcagcagagggagcatGAGGAACATATGAGGGCTCGTCTTAGAAGGAGTGAGTCCATAGAGAAAGCAGCA GAGGCAGCCGCATTAGTGTCCCAACGCTCCATGAACCCTCGGGAGTTCTTCAGGCAGCTGTCATCATCGTCACAAAGTCCCACCAGCCCTGGATCTTCCCGCACTG gcAAACCATTAAGACGATACCAACGCAGCCTGACAGACACAGCCTTCATCTTCTCTAAAGCAGAAGAGAGCGCGACAGCCTCTCCTCGCAGTTCTCCCCTGGTATCCCCCTTCTCCTGGGCTCCTCCCTCCCCCGTCTTCCGTGCCACGTCTCCCCCCACGAGCCCTGTTTTCCGCCCTGTCACATCTCCGCAAAGGCCCAGAGCGCCCATGTCACCGCCCACATCACCTCTTCGCCCTGCCCCTCCAGTCTCGGCCCTGCCCAGCGTTCCACAAACTAACAACCAAGCTCAGGCTGTTGTTGAGCCCAAACCCCCATCACCCACTGAACCTTCTGCACCTCCGGCCTCCCCTAGTCTCTTGGCTTCCTTGTCCCCCAGTTTAGTAAAAAACAACCCCTCTCAGTCACATCCAGAGGCCCTGCCTGCATCACCCCCAAATACCCCAAACCAGCCAGAGCACTCAATGTTCTGCTTCGAGTCTCCACTGGTTCCTACAGCTGCTCTTCCAGAGAGACCACAGCTAAACACAG ACCTCAACACAGCTGCTCACGTGCACACTGAGCTGGTCACTGACACCGGCTACAAAGTACAGGCTGtactggtggaggaggatgaggatgaggatgtggAGGAGCACGAGGAAGATGTAGCTGAAACACAACCACAGCCTTGTGCTGTTACTGCAGAACCAGTCAAGACTgaggcagaggagcaggagcgagaggaggaggacaaggaggaggacaagaaggaggacaaggaggaagaggaagagggattAAAACAGGAAGCTGAGCCTGCATCACTGGTGGAGCCAGTGGAGGTGGtgcaggaagaagagggggcAAAGGAAGATGGAGAGGCGAATGACCAATCAGCAGACAGTCAGCAACCTGCAGagcctgcagagaaagagggagagtcAGCAGTCATAG CCGAACCAATTTGTCATGAAATCAAACACGAGACAGTCGTCCTGTCAACCAATGGCATCACAAATGGAGAggacacacaggaacacaatgGCATAG AGCGATCTTTGAGTCCATCTGACACAGAGCTCAGCTCACCGGAGCTGGCTGTGTGCTACGATCTTCACGGCACGGCAGAGGAGCATGACGTCGTTGAGGATAAGGAACAGGAGATCTCAGAAAATGGACAAGAg gtTTTAGCCGAGCGACAAATGTGCGTCCGAGCTCTGTATGACTACCAAGCAG aggatgaatccgaGATCTCCTTTGAacccggtgacatcatcagggaCGTGGAAACAGTGGACAAGGCctggtggagggggtggagcAAAGATGGCCGCCAAGGCTTGTTCCCTGCCAATTATGTGGAGACCATATAG
- the LOC139284562 gene encoding drebrin-like protein A isoform X2, producing MSTRTVNLDTYSLSLLTAKEDILNPRSSTNWAIFTYDGVTNKLKLADSGAGGVAELAGKFHISKPQYGLCKVGNMETGGPRIALISWVGQNVEDYRRTECASHLPAIKSFFKEAHAFISAEKVDDVTEEKVKAELSKAQAQTSTQWVRRSSRSAEKEEIVGTNYRKTNAAMEMRLINRDSFWARAEREEEDRKEEEKRRVAEERRRLERERVLKERRDAEERDRKMNEKLQMIEEQRRKQAEQEEELRRKEKARWEQQQREHEEHMRARLRRSESIEKAAEAAALVSQRSMNPREFFRQLSSSSQSPTSPGSSRTGKPLRRYQRSLTDTAFIFSKAEESATASPRSSPLVSPFSWAPPSPVFRATSPPTSPVFRPVTSPQRPRAPMSPPTSPLRPAPPVSALPSVPQTNNQAQAVVEPKPPSPTEPSAPPASPSLLASLSPSLVKNNPSQSHPEALPASPPNTPNQPEHSMFCFESPLVPTAALPERPQLNTDLNTAAHVHTELVTDTGYKVQAVLVEEDEDEDVEEHEEDVAETQPQPCAVTAEPVKTEAEEQEREEEDKEEDKKEDKEEEEEGLKQEAEPASLVEPVEVVQEEEGAKEDGEANDQSADSQQPAEPAEKEGESAVIEAEPICHEIKHETVVLSTNGITNGEDTQEHNGIERSLSPSDTELSSPELAVCYDLHGTAEEHDVVEDKEQEISENGQEVLAERQMCVRALYDYQAEDESEISFEPGDIIRDVETVDKAWWRGWSKDGRQGLFPANYVETI from the exons GGCAATATTCACATATGATGGAGTCACCAACAAGCTCAAACTGGCTGACTCAGGAG CGGGCGGTGTGGCAGAGCTGGCAGGGAAGTTTCACATCTCCAAGCCTCAATACGGACTGTGCAAAGTGGGAAACATGGAGACAGGAGGCCCCCGGATCGCTCTGATCAGCTGG gtcGGCCAAAATGTGGAGGACTACCGGAGGACAGAATGTGCCAGCCACCTTCCAGCCATCAAAAGCTTCTTCAAG GAAGCACATGCGTTCATTAGTGCAGAGAAGGTGGATGATGTGACAGAGGAGAAGGTAAAAGCAGAGCTCAGCAAGGCCCAGGCCCAAACTTCCACACAGTGGGTGAGAAGGAGCTCCAGGTCTGCGgaaaaggaggaaatagtg GGCACAAACTACAGAAAAACTAATGCCGCAATGGAGATGAGACTAATAAACAGAGACTCCTTCTGGGCACGTGCAGAG CgtgaagaggaagacaggaaggaagaggagaagagacgaGTAGCAGAGGAGAGACGCCGActtgaaagagaaagagttttAAAGGAACGGAGGGatgcagaagagagagacagaaagatgaacGAGAAGCTACAGATGATTGAGGAGCAGAG aagaaaacaggcagagcaagaagaagagctgcgcagaaaagagaaagcaagatGG gagcagcagcagagggagcatGAGGAACATATGAGGGCTCGTCTTAGAAGGAGTGAGTCCATAGAGAAAGCAGCA GAGGCAGCCGCATTAGTGTCCCAACGCTCCATGAACCCTCGGGAGTTCTTCAGGCAGCTGTCATCATCGTCACAAAGTCCCACCAGCCCTGGATCTTCCCGCACTG gcAAACCATTAAGACGATACCAACGCAGCCTGACAGACACAGCCTTCATCTTCTCTAAAGCAGAAGAGAGCGCGACAGCCTCTCCTCGCAGTTCTCCCCTGGTATCCCCCTTCTCCTGGGCTCCTCCCTCCCCCGTCTTCCGTGCCACGTCTCCCCCCACGAGCCCTGTTTTCCGCCCTGTCACATCTCCGCAAAGGCCCAGAGCGCCCATGTCACCGCCCACATCACCTCTTCGCCCTGCCCCTCCAGTCTCGGCCCTGCCCAGCGTTCCACAAACTAACAACCAAGCTCAGGCTGTTGTTGAGCCCAAACCCCCATCACCCACTGAACCTTCTGCACCTCCGGCCTCCCCTAGTCTCTTGGCTTCCTTGTCCCCCAGTTTAGTAAAAAACAACCCCTCTCAGTCACATCCAGAGGCCCTGCCTGCATCACCCCCAAATACCCCAAACCAGCCAGAGCACTCAATGTTCTGCTTCGAGTCTCCACTGGTTCCTACAGCTGCTCTTCCAGAGAGACCACAGCTAAACACAG ACCTCAACACAGCTGCTCACGTGCACACTGAGCTGGTCACTGACACCGGCTACAAAGTACAGGCTGtactggtggaggaggatgaggatgaggatgtggAGGAGCACGAGGAAGATGTAGCTGAAACACAACCACAGCCTTGTGCTGTTACTGCAGAACCAGTCAAGACTgaggcagaggagcaggagcgagaggaggaggacaaggaggaggacaagaaggaggacaaggaggaagaggaagagggattAAAACAGGAAGCTGAGCCTGCATCACTGGTGGAGCCAGTGGAGGTGGtgcaggaagaagagggggcAAAGGAAGATGGAGAGGCGAATGACCAATCAGCAGACAGTCAGCAACCTGCAGagcctgcagagaaagagggagagtcAGCAGTCATAG AAGCCGAACCAATTTGTCATGAAATCAAACACGAGACAGTCGTCCTGTCAACCAATGGCATCACAAATGGAGAggacacacaggaacacaatgGCATAG AGCGATCTTTGAGTCCATCTGACACAGAGCTCAGCTCACCGGAGCTGGCTGTGTGCTACGATCTTCACGGCACGGCAGAGGAGCATGACGTCGTTGAGGATAAGGAACAGGAGATCTCAGAAAATGGACAAGAg gtTTTAGCCGAGCGACAAATGTGCGTCCGAGCTCTGTATGACTACCAAGCAG aggatgaatccgaGATCTCCTTTGAacccggtgacatcatcagggaCGTGGAAACAGTGGACAAGGCctggtggagggggtggagcAAAGATGGCCGCCAAGGCTTGTTCCCTGCCAATTATGTGGAGACCATATAG
- the LOC139284562 gene encoding drebrin isoform X1 → MSTRTVNLDTYSLSLLTAKEDILNPRSSTNWAIFTYDGVTNKLKLADSGAGGVAELAGKFHISKPQYGLCKVGNMETGGPRIALISWVGQNVEDYRRTECASHLPAIKSFFKEAHAFISAEKVDDVTEEKVKAELSKAQAQTSTQWVRRSSRSAEKEEIVGTNYRKTNAAMEMRLINRDSFWARAEREEEDRKEEEKRRVAEERRRLERERVLKERRDAEERDRKMNEKLQMIEEQRRKQAEQEEELRRKEKARWEQQQREHEEHMRARLRRSESIEKAAEAAALVSQRSMNPREFFRQLSSSSQSPTSPGSSRTGKPLRRYQRSLTDTAFIFSKAEESATASPRSSPLVSPFSWAPPSPVFRATSPPTSPVFRPVTSPQRPRAPMSPPTSPLRPAPPVSALPSVPQTNNQAQAVVEPKPPSPTEPSAPPASPSLLASLSPSLVKNNPSQSHPEALPASPPNTPNQPEHSMFCFESPLVPTAALPERPQLNTDLNTAAHVHTELVTDTGYKVQAVLVEEDEDEDVEEHEEDVAETQPQPCAVTAEPVKTEAEEQEREEEDKEEDKKEDKEEEEEGLKQEAEPASLVEPVEVVQEEEGAKEDGEANDQSADSQQPAEPAEKEGESAVIDYNQVTVSEAEPICHEIKHETVVLSTNGITNGEDTQEHNGIERSLSPSDTELSSPELAVCYDLHGTAEEHDVVEDKEQEISENGQEVLAERQMCVRALYDYQAEDESEISFEPGDIIRDVETVDKAWWRGWSKDGRQGLFPANYVETI, encoded by the exons GGCAATATTCACATATGATGGAGTCACCAACAAGCTCAAACTGGCTGACTCAGGAG CGGGCGGTGTGGCAGAGCTGGCAGGGAAGTTTCACATCTCCAAGCCTCAATACGGACTGTGCAAAGTGGGAAACATGGAGACAGGAGGCCCCCGGATCGCTCTGATCAGCTGG gtcGGCCAAAATGTGGAGGACTACCGGAGGACAGAATGTGCCAGCCACCTTCCAGCCATCAAAAGCTTCTTCAAG GAAGCACATGCGTTCATTAGTGCAGAGAAGGTGGATGATGTGACAGAGGAGAAGGTAAAAGCAGAGCTCAGCAAGGCCCAGGCCCAAACTTCCACACAGTGGGTGAGAAGGAGCTCCAGGTCTGCGgaaaaggaggaaatagtg GGCACAAACTACAGAAAAACTAATGCCGCAATGGAGATGAGACTAATAAACAGAGACTCCTTCTGGGCACGTGCAGAG CgtgaagaggaagacaggaaggaagaggagaagagacgaGTAGCAGAGGAGAGACGCCGActtgaaagagaaagagttttAAAGGAACGGAGGGatgcagaagagagagacagaaagatgaacGAGAAGCTACAGATGATTGAGGAGCAGAG aagaaaacaggcagagcaagaagaagagctgcgcagaaaagagaaagcaagatGG gagcagcagcagagggagcatGAGGAACATATGAGGGCTCGTCTTAGAAGGAGTGAGTCCATAGAGAAAGCAGCA GAGGCAGCCGCATTAGTGTCCCAACGCTCCATGAACCCTCGGGAGTTCTTCAGGCAGCTGTCATCATCGTCACAAAGTCCCACCAGCCCTGGATCTTCCCGCACTG gcAAACCATTAAGACGATACCAACGCAGCCTGACAGACACAGCCTTCATCTTCTCTAAAGCAGAAGAGAGCGCGACAGCCTCTCCTCGCAGTTCTCCCCTGGTATCCCCCTTCTCCTGGGCTCCTCCCTCCCCCGTCTTCCGTGCCACGTCTCCCCCCACGAGCCCTGTTTTCCGCCCTGTCACATCTCCGCAAAGGCCCAGAGCGCCCATGTCACCGCCCACATCACCTCTTCGCCCTGCCCCTCCAGTCTCGGCCCTGCCCAGCGTTCCACAAACTAACAACCAAGCTCAGGCTGTTGTTGAGCCCAAACCCCCATCACCCACTGAACCTTCTGCACCTCCGGCCTCCCCTAGTCTCTTGGCTTCCTTGTCCCCCAGTTTAGTAAAAAACAACCCCTCTCAGTCACATCCAGAGGCCCTGCCTGCATCACCCCCAAATACCCCAAACCAGCCAGAGCACTCAATGTTCTGCTTCGAGTCTCCACTGGTTCCTACAGCTGCTCTTCCAGAGAGACCACAGCTAAACACAG ACCTCAACACAGCTGCTCACGTGCACACTGAGCTGGTCACTGACACCGGCTACAAAGTACAGGCTGtactggtggaggaggatgaggatgaggatgtggAGGAGCACGAGGAAGATGTAGCTGAAACACAACCACAGCCTTGTGCTGTTACTGCAGAACCAGTCAAGACTgaggcagaggagcaggagcgagaggaggaggacaaggaggaggacaagaaggaggacaaggaggaagaggaagagggattAAAACAGGAAGCTGAGCCTGCATCACTGGTGGAGCCAGTGGAGGTGGtgcaggaagaagagggggcAAAGGAAGATGGAGAGGCGAATGACCAATCAGCAGACAGTCAGCAACCTGCAGagcctgcagagaaagagggagagtcAGCAGTCATAG ATTACAACCAAGTCACTGTTTCAGAAGCCGAACCAATTTGTCATGAAATCAAACACGAGACAGTCGTCCTGTCAACCAATGGCATCACAAATGGAGAggacacacaggaacacaatgGCATAG AGCGATCTTTGAGTCCATCTGACACAGAGCTCAGCTCACCGGAGCTGGCTGTGTGCTACGATCTTCACGGCACGGCAGAGGAGCATGACGTCGTTGAGGATAAGGAACAGGAGATCTCAGAAAATGGACAAGAg gtTTTAGCCGAGCGACAAATGTGCGTCCGAGCTCTGTATGACTACCAAGCAG aggatgaatccgaGATCTCCTTTGAacccggtgacatcatcagggaCGTGGAAACAGTGGACAAGGCctggtggagggggtggagcAAAGATGGCCGCCAAGGCTTGTTCCCTGCCAATTATGTGGAGACCATATAG